Proteins found in one Panthera tigris isolate Pti1 chromosome B3, P.tigris_Pti1_mat1.1, whole genome shotgun sequence genomic segment:
- the LOC122239417 gene encoding uncharacterized protein LOC122239417 isoform X2: protein MFSDGSSFVFQGQRYAGAAVTTDREVLWQQTLPPGTSAQRAELISLTKALKLGRNKSVNIYTDSRYAFATAHVHGSIYQERGLLTAEGKAIKNKAEILDLLAAIWEPARLAIIHCPGHQKGNSLEAVGNRLADAAAREAALTKSESALELPILTEPLLPLEPSYTPNWIFWSGFPEKGEVGCRDKSGFRILKET from the coding sequence aTGTTTTCAGACGGCagtagttttgtgtttcaagggcAAAGGTATGCCGGTGCTGCGGTGACGACAGACCGTGAAGTTTTATGGCAACAGACCCTTCCCCCAGGAACTTCAGCCCAACGCGCAGAGCTCATCTCACTAACAAAAGCCctaaaacttggaagaaacaagtcagttaacatttatACGGACAGCCGCTATGCTTTTGCAACCGCGCATGTACACGGATCCATTTATCAAGAGCGTGGTCTCCTCACAGCAGAAGGCAAGGCcatcaaaaataaagctgaaattttagATCTTCTAGCAGCCATCTGGGAACCTGCGAGGCTGGCAATCATTCACTGCCCGGGACATCAAAAAGGCAACTCCCTAGAGGCAGTCGGAAACCGCCTGGCTGATGCAGCAGCCCGAGAAGCTGCCCTAACTAAAAGTGAAAGTGCCTTGGAGCTACCGATCTTGACAGAGCCCCTGCTTCCACTGGAGCCCAGTTACACTCCTAACTGGATTTTCTGGAGTGGATTTCCAGAAAAGGGGGAAGTAGGATGCCGGGACAAAAGTGGTTTCAGGATCCTGAAG